The genomic segment CAAGTCCTGTGGTCTCCTTTCTTCTAGTGCCTTGTCATTACTGGGACTGAGAAGCCATAATCATGTTCGgtagaattatatataaatgtataaataagctCAAAAGAGGGCCTCTCCCCTCAAGTTTTAGGACATTAACTTAGTTAACTTCTTACTAATTTATTTTCACTTCCATGGTATATTTGAGATTGTTTTTTGCTGGCTTTATAACCTTAAATAAGAAGTACTTTTGCTTAGAAATCTCTTTCTGACTTTGTTACGAAAATAATGTCATTACCAGTTAGCCCTGTGTTAGTATTTTATGCAAGTTTCAAAAATTTATTCCTGGacatattaaaacatttacaGATGAACCAGCATGTTTTAGATTTGTTTCAACAATCCAAGGGACAGAGGAGATTACTGAAGGGGATGAAGATGAAACAGGATTTGCCATGTGCTGTTGACAATTGCCCAAGTTGGGTAAGGGGTACCAGGGTGAGGGctgaagggaaaggagaaggggtAATTAGACTATTCTTTTTGTTAGGGGAAGTCTAACATATACTTAACTGAAgttgaaaacaaatgaacaaatacaagAAAACTGTGTCTCAAAAGGACCTAGGTGTCAGTTTGGTTTCTAATTTGCTGTGTGTGACTCAGGTATTCACTTAAATTTCTTTAAGCCCtctattttttcatctgtaaaatgagtggtGATAATTGTGAACACTGTGCAATTGACTATGTTTGGTATGATACAGGTTTTTCAatcatttgcttttaaataacaGATCTAACTGATACTCTCTTAAATTTCACAATTTGTTTCCCGTATGGTTtagacttaataaaaaataaaaccttctttCTACATTTCAGCAAAGTGTTCTTCCAACATTTCTTTGAATACTAGTCACTTAAAACATATCTTGCTTTTACTTACCTTAACACTAAGCAAATCATTAACATAACTAGTCAAAAAATTAAGGCAAAAAAAgttttagtaattaaaaatattatgtacaATACTGTATTTCCTACCAAATATAAGGCAGTTTACCACATTTTAGATATCTGCTAATCTTTAAAGGGATGAATTAAAAGCTTTTAGTAACctgaattttgaaggaaaaaaaaaacttttagctAGATTCTTTTTACCAAGTTATGATTTAATATTTATCAGATGTGTAAATAAACAAACatgataacaattttaaaaacctgtGAAGTTGGCCTTACAAAATTACAGCACTGTAAATAAATCCCTCCCACATTTTATACAAACTACATGATTTTGATATACAAAGATTGTTTTTATTACACTGACAATGTACAACCAAGACTATTTACAATGCAAAAAAGTATATAAACCACAATTTAACATTCTGCTACTGGCAGCCACTATAGTTTAGGAGGTAgctttaattaaaagaaatgaacagaagcCACATTTCCCaacttgtgttttaaaaataatttacataagaTAAAAATTCATTATATGCACAGTATGTACAGTTTAATTATTAAACTGCAATCTAGCTTAATGTTTTTAGTATGTCCTGAATAACTAATATGGCAGTGAGTTTGCTATTGATTTAGCATATTGTTCAAAAAACCTATTGAACCTTTATATCTTTAAGACTCCACATGGTGACTTGGCAAAAGTCCATAGATGAAAATCAAGTAAACTGTTTTAATGTTTAAAGACATAGGTCTAAGCTTTAttgcttttagttttcttttttcctaatgaCATATTTGTCTTGTCTCACAAGAACACAGTATCTGAGCTGTTACTAGGCTCTTTTGTAAATCATAGTAAGGGGAATATGTATGGAAGCATCCATGTAACAGCCCAGGTTCAGTAGAATCCAccaagaaataaatttaagtgCTTTGTGTCATTATTACTCCCAATTTCTTCCAATAAATGCAATTATTTACCTCAGTTTACTTTCTGTATAATTCAAACAGTAAGTATGTAACATACCAACAAGAGTGGCAAATAATGGCAGAGTCAAAGATACTAGGAAGTGTTTATTAATGAGAATATTATACAGAGCCAGCAAACCcctaaaatactattaaaatccCATATTAGTTAGTAGTTCAGCCAATTCTACTAAACCCAAACAGCAATTAGCCCTTTTACTCTTTCTTAGTAGTGTGatcacaaaacaggaaaaaattattttgattgcaCCACAGCAATGTATAGTGACTCAAAACAAGTATTCAGCTATTCTTTTAAAATCTAACAGTTGTTAATATCGTTTTAAAAACATCTTCAGATTTTAGATTCACAAATCACTTAAACAAAATTTACGATTCTATCATGTCAAAGATGAGAACAGAAAATATGCAATCAGGTAATGCCTATTTAAACTATCACAGTTCTACCTGGGAGACAATCCCTTTTTTGGCCCTGCATTACGTTGTCCTGAGATTAATGATGAAACATTAGCAAATGATGTAAAATTAGCAAGACTTTTTCTTCCATTagataaaatcacattttaaaatattcttaaaaaaatattaacagctGTTCTTTACCTTGCACTTAATTCAGAAACAGGTATAAACTTGCTCTTTGTGGATCAGGAAAACCTAACGTTGTATTGCTATGATATACATAAAATCTTTTTCAAGTTATAAATTTGTTTCCAACAGACCACACACTACTTAGACATTGCGTTTTTCACCAACTGATAGTTCAGGCACTTGTTCTCTGAAAATGTCTACTTTAAGAAATAAACTGTTACCTTCTCCTCCTCCTAAGTGACACCAGGCAGTGATCACAGAAGTGCTTCCCAGGTGAAAGGTCCGACTAGGTAGTGTTCATTCTATAAACACTGTGATTTTGGTTCATGGGCGAAACAGTTACAAACACATTAATTCAGTCTTTAACTCTTGGTAGATTGTAAGCATAGCGCACCAGAGGGAATCCTCGACTCTGATAGAAGCAGGCTCGTCCACAGGCCTGCACCTGATCAGAACTGTCCGAAACAAAGGAATCTTCTTCATCTGCATAATCAGAGTGGGCCGACTGTGTGCCACAGTCAGACCAATAGCTGTCTGGTCTTTGGCAAGAACCCACTGCCAACGCAGGACAGCTATGTGATTTTATCAAGTGTTTGCATGACACTGGCTTTGTTAAAAGAAATGATTCACAGCAGTCACACACAGTCAGGTTTCCCTGCAAATGTGAGTACATGCCACAGTCGTAGTAGAAATCCTGTTCCATGCAACCAGCTTGGCTGCTGACAGACACTGAAACCGATCCACTTTTCTTGGTAATATGTCGCTTCAGTAACTTCCAGTCTTCTTTAAACTTTGggttgaaaaaaatatacaggACTGGATTCAAGCAAGCAGGCAATGGGAAAAATATCAGAGTAACGGACTTCATTATTTCAGGGCTGATAGAGATTGCGGTGACCAATGGtgcaaatgagaaaaatgcaacagGGCAGAAAAAGATGCAATTGGTGAAGATTAGCCAAGCAACATGCTTAATCATGCTAGAATTTGAGTTCTCTGAAAGGTCCTCTTTTTCTAAGTTGCAGTAAAGTTTAGTGTAGATAATGGCCATTAATAAAAATGCTAGTGAGTTTACTAGCACTAAGGTGACAGTAAATCCTAATGATGGTGTTTCTCCTGTGGGAAATGGCAAGCACAGGGGTGATGCAGAATACTCCCCTCTATGGAAAAGTGGAAAACAGCCTGCAACTGCAGCacccagaaaagcaaaaagggCAGCAATTCGGAACTGTTTGAGGTGAttgcttttcccatttttcattaTATCTTTTGCAGATAAGCTTCTCTCTACAGCTGctaacattaataaaaatatggcACTTTCTGAGGAGAAAACAGCAAGAAACCCAGCTATTTTGCAGCCACTGCCAATCTCCCACCAAATGccaaattcagcaaatttgcCCCAGGACACAGCATCCAGAAAAGTTAAGATGCCAGTATAGGTTCCCATGAGTAAGTTAGATACAGAAATCAGGCCTATGAACAACTTGGAGGAGGGCAGTGATGAACAAAATGCAAATGTTGTTAAAATGACAAGCAGATTGAAGAACAATGCAACCAAGAAAATGAACCACACAGTAAGGCGGATCATCCAACTCCCCAGTAAATATTCACAGGGCTTAAAAGCACCTAAAATGAaagagagagggacagaaataAAAGACAATTTAGAAAACAGCAATTCCATTTGATATGGCTTAagagagaaactaaaaatagttCATCTAGAATAATTACATCTGTTTCAAATTGAATTGAACCACACAGAAAAGAtcttatttcttatatatttcatcattgaactaggatattttaaaaacaactgaCTATAATTTAACTCTTGGTAGAAGTATTTAGTGGTATTTAAGaggaaaattttacttcttatacctaatatatacagCACAGAGTCTAGTTCACCTAATATATACTCACAAAGTCAGCACAGAGACTTCATACACTGAGGATTGGAACTGAATAAATTAGGGTTTGAATTTTAAGATTCATAACTTGCTGCTCTTACTTGAAAAAGCAACTTAAACCTCTATAAATGTTGTTTTCTCACTTGTGGATAATAATGCCTATTTCATGGAGTTGTGTAGCTTAAGTAAAACTGTATACACAGGGTACTTGAGCAGGCTACTGGGTATATGTTGgacttgaataaataaatattaggtccttttctttgtccttcctAGTCCTAATATACTTAATAATACTATACATGTATGTGGGTATATGTAAACATGTATTTTACATACTTCTTATGCTTTCAAAGGCCATCTGATAAAGCAGGTTAAGATAGGTGGtacaattatccccatttttcaccCAGAGATACTGAGATTTCAAAATGTGTGAGTGACCTGACAAAGGTTATTCAGTTAGATAGAAGAGTGAAGTCTAAAGTGCACTGATGTTAACTACTCATACAAAGCTATGTCCATTAAAACTCTGTGTAACTTAAACAGGATCGCAGGAACTAATCTAGCAGCTGAATTTTATGTTCCAGTAACTGACTTTGACAGGCTAGTTATGTCACAAATGAcaactgttttatttaaaaattagtgaaGAAAAACAATACATTGTTTACAAAGCACAAGAAAAGTGTGCTTCCACTGCCTAAAAGATATGTTCTGATTTTGCTTTTTGAATGGTCATGAAGTTGGATACATGCCATAAAGCATTTGAATCACTGAGACAGTCACAGAAGAAGCCAACTCTGCACCTTTTATATGTATTTGCCTTTCAGATAAtgcaagaaacattttaaaattctttttatccCCACCTGAAGTTGTTAAGAGGGAGCTTTCACCTTTACCTCTGTATCTGAATTCATCCTTCCTCAAGGAAGAAATAGCTTGTCTACCTGGGAGAACAGGGCACCCTTGGGAAAGTATCTGACTAGTGGGTGGAGTTACATTCCCTCAAATGGCTGGGAAACAGGCTCCACCCAGTCCCTGTCTTTGGAAACCTGCTGCCTCCTCCAGTTCTAGCAGAAGGATCTGCTCTCTACACTTCCTGCTTCTGAGTGAGcacatggctgtgtgtgtgtgacaacgGACTGGGGGAGATAGGCCTGCAGTGCATCCATGATGCAGCCTTGGGAAATGAGCTCAGACAAGCTTTCCTCCTGGGTGACCCCACGGTATAAGTTCAGTGTGGAGGAAATGGGATCTCTGCATGTTCATGTCTGCCTCCCCTTTAATAAAGCTGTTCCCTTCTCATCAGGTTGTCAGTTCCACATGTACATTCTCCAACAAAGGGAGTGAGCTGCACCCCTTAACTTCAACAGTACAGAAACCAGATAAAATAAATTGTGTATGCTTAAATGATTCTTGTCAGTCCCATTCACTCATCTGACCATGTTAAGTTTATTCTTTATATAGGCACTATgtgaagtattaaaaaaaaaaaaacatatccaGCCTCTCAGGAAGCTCACAATTCACAGTAATCACTAAAGAACCCAAAATACTTATGATTCTGAGTAATAAAATCAATGTCCGGGTCATCTTGCATCATTATACTAAAAAAGGAATCTACTTCATAGCACACAATTTagccaatttattttcttttacagttaGAATACTACATCTATCTTTTCTGATAGATTAGGCAGAACACAACTTCATAAATATGTGGTGTCACTTCAGTAACTTTCCCAAATCTGCTAAAGTTcaaggaagtaaaaaagaaaaggagaggcaagctttaaaaagacagaaaaaagctaACACTAAAAATCCTTAAGGATTGGAAACCTACAGAGCTCCTAGAATTAAGGAAGCATTAAGAAAGTGCCTCTCAATCTTACATGAGCACAGCCCTCAGTGGGGGAGCCTGTTAAATTCTGAGTCAATGGTTCTGGGCCCGAGGCACTGCTAGAGGTGCCTATGGCTCCTGGTACACAAACCACTCATGAGTTAGAAAGGCCTTTTGAGATCATCCAGTCCCACCCCTGGTACAGAAATCCCATCTAGCCCCAAAAGTTTTAGACATGTTTATGCAATGTTCATTTAAGGTAAGAAAGTGCAGCAAAAGGCATTGGGCATACCTGTTGAGGGTGTACAGTGAATAATTATTTGACTATGTTCTTCATTCTCAGCACTGCCTGTGACACCTGCTGCATCAGCGGGACCTAGATATACCACAAGCTGTGTTTAGTTCAAGCTTTACACACAATTCAAAAAGAACCAGGTTTCCTGCAATCTTCTGTGCCTCTTAAGCATTAAAGTTCTGCTTATACAGAGGCTTAGTAACATTAAATATGCCAGTAACACAGTAAATGCCATTTTTCTCACAGATTTCATTTTGAACATTTACACACTGATTACAGTAACAGAGATATTGATTAATACCATAAAGAGTGTTCTATTTCAAAAAGTACATGCACTTGCCTTTATCCTTTGCCGCATTGTGGTCTTGGAGGCTGTTATCTTCTGTGTTTGAATGTACGTAAGAGTCACAACCCCAAAATGCACAGCACTGATAAGCATATGGTACAGATAAAGACCTGGAAAAAATTGTAATATCTACATTGAATAACAGCTTCACagacatgtttttgttttgtaaaaagtGTTTTTATCTTTGAAAGCTCCAGCCTAGGAGTCATTATCTTCtccagacctcagtttcctcctctgaaaaGAGTTCTGATATCAGATGACACCATGAGTTTCTTCACTTATACAAgatatgcttttaaaaactgaatttaaatcaAGCCCTCTTTAAAAtgtaacagcaaaaacaaaaacataaaaagatgaaaatataaaattttaaaaattaaaaaaaaaataaaagaaatgtaataaCAATACTGCGATTTAAAGTAAAATCCTATCAGACTccttttataaatgaattaaCCATGCCCAATTTATTATATGAAACTGCTAATTAAAATTAGTGTCCCAGGTCATTTGTAACTTTATACCattaaatgaatttctgttgttcatatAAATAGAGTGAAGATATTCATTCTCTTCTATAATCTTACCAAGCCCTGTCTCTACTATACCTAATGAGGTCCCCACTCCAACGCTAATGTCTCTGTGAAGTATTATAACATTGTATCGATTTTCTATAGGTTCCCACTTATGTGCTTTCTGCCGCCTTGATGCTAAACAAATCCATGACATGAAAAACATTCTGATGAATGGCTCTACTATCTCTCTGACAGCATCAAGAGTTCCAGTTCATGTTCTCAAACACTGTAGGATAATCTTTTTTAACCAAATTTGTGAGTATTGAGGTAGAAAATACTCAAATTATAGCCTCCTAGAAAACCTGGGAACCAGAGCAAAAGACGAGCACACTGTGTAATTTGGGGGCCTCCCATAatttcaacaaaaaagaaaaaaaagcaaaacacaccTGAGATTAACAAAGTCTTTTGCTGCTAAAGCTTCTTTCAGCTTGAAGTTGCCCACAAGTTTCAGCTGATTCAGCCCATTCAGGCCTTCCGTAGGAAATGAAGTTAATTCATTGAAACTTATATCTCTAAAATGTGAACAAGACTTCAAATTAACTCCTAAGATGCAAATCACATAAAAACATCTGTACATATATTAAAATCATGAATATTAGAGCTCCAAGAGGAAGCTTAGGTGTGATAAAACAACTGATCCAGCTTCATCTTGCCATCTTAGAAGCTGTCACTACATCAATGCAGGTTAGCATTTATACAAGGGAATAactacacaaaaatattttgatagaaCAATGCTAAAACACAAGTTTCTGTAGACTATTCATTACTTTCATGGTATTACTGCATAAAATTGTCAACTTACAGGTTAGTTATTGATCCAAGCTTGGCAAATGCTCTATTGTGAATTTCATGGATCAGGTTTCTACTCAGATCTCTGCAATTATAAGAATAACATGTTAATCTTTTCAAATAAACTCAAACTGCAGGTATTTTGAACTACACTTTACATTCTGAGTATTCACTGTATCACTGATAACAAATCTTGTTAATCTTGTCCAACAACATTTTTATGTTTACACTCAATGTTTCTCCTTCACAAAAATCTACTTCTTGAAATGTGTTCCAGGTAGCAACAATTCTGGTTGGCATCTGTCTCAAAACAGTTGTGAATTTTCTCCACCTTATCATTCTGGTACAagttcaaaaatataaatgatatgaTATAACCTTTGGTACTAGTAAAGAGGTGAGGAAAAGCTCAGCTCCTGACaaggctgaaaataaaaacaggtttCATATTATTTGCTTTCTCAAAGGTTAGTGATAAGGCCCTGAGGGAAGACAAATGATCAATATGCAAACAAGGGCATTCCAGAAGGGCTCCAGATATCATTCTTTCcccaagcaggaaaaaaaaaaaaaatcatatcaacACCAGAGCCGTACTATATTCAGGAATACACCCTGAGGAATTGTGATATGACAgaactaataaaatagaaatgatctGCAACCACATTTAAACGGTGCTTTAATGATAATTTAAAGATAGGATAAATTCATTCCATTACACATCTCCTGGATAACAGGAAAACTTGGTTCCAAATCATGAAAAGGCCAGTTTTCATTGTGGTAGCTTATCAGCCCTCTACAACTGTTGGCAGCTAGTAGCCAGTCCCCTTCCTCACCATTTACCACCCAGACCCACAGTAAGCCTGTCAGCAACAAGGAAAGATCCAGCAATCTAATCACAAACAAAACATTTTCCAGtaaaatgcattttcaatttCTTAGTTGGGAAACCTGTTAAAAAGAGGACTCAATATAAGTGATTTTACTTCACTGTCAGTTTGTCAAATTTATTTGGTATCTTATAATTTGTATGTTCATTAATTTAGTATATTGTATTTTCCACACTATGAAGTCAGTGACAAGATTTGCCTCAGTCACCTCTATATTCCCAGGTGCTTAATACACCACTTGGGACAAATATACACTcaaatacaaataatttctaaATGAGGACATCTGCTACATATTAACTGTATTTGTCATGATAGATACAGAGGTACAGAGGTTGCCAACTTTTTTTGTAGaaagccagagagtaaatatttttcacCTCTGGGGTTCATAAGGTCTGTCTTACACCTATTCAACTCTGCCACAGTATGGTAAAAGCAGCTTTAGACTACACCAAAGCAAAAGGGCATGGCCATGTTTCCATAAAActtaatttacaaaaacaggaggCAAGTTAGATCTGACCCAAAGACTATAGTGGACCTACCCTCACCCTAATGAATTGGCAAACCTCATTACTATGACTTGAAAACAAACTGTCTCTAAGGTTATACACATTGCACTTTTTTACTCATTAATGTACAGTATTATAAATTAGCTAAGGTAAAAAATAACATAAGTAGATTATAAAGTACCATGTGGTAAAGTTTAAACAATATTTGCACATAATAAAATCTTATCTTCAAGCATATTATAGGAATTATAATGATCTATTAATTTATAGTTTGACAAAAATTTTGTTTCCAATCATCAAAGAGAAACTTACAGAATCCTTAGGGATATCAGGCCTTGAAAGGTACCTTCCTTTATTTGGTGGATCTGATTACGTtgcaaagaactaaaaaataataataataatgaaagagaaaaggagagaagaaaaagactaTCTTAAACTATTTCTAAGTTTAAATATTTATCCTTAGGTAACACTGATTGATC from the Manis javanica isolate MJ-LG chromosome 11, MJ_LKY, whole genome shotgun sequence genome contains:
- the LGR4 gene encoding leucine-rich repeat-containing G-protein coupled receptor 4 isoform X3, giving the protein MNNITQLPEDAFKNFPFLEELRLAGNDLSFIHPKALSGLKELKVLTLQNNQLKTVPSEAIRGLSALQSLRLDANHITSVPEDSFEGLTQLRHLWLDDNSLTEVPVRPLSNLLTLQALTLALNKISSIPDFAFTNLSSLVVLHLHNNKIKNLGQHCFDGLDNLETLDLNYNNLGEFPQAIKALPSLKELLFHSNSISVIPDGAFGGNPLLKTIHLYDNPLSFVGNSAFHNLSDLHSLVIRGASMVQRFPNLTGTVHLESLTLTGTKISTISSNLCQEQKMLRTLDLSYNNIKDLPSFNGCHALEEISLQRNQIHQIKEGTFQGLISLRILDLSRNLIHEIHNRAFAKLGSITNLDISFNELTSFPTEGLNGLNQLKLVGNFKLKEALAAKDFVNLRSLSVPYAYQCCAFWGCDSYVHSNTEDNSLQDHNAAKDKGPADAAGVTGSAENEEHSQIIIHCTPSTGAFKPCEYLLGSWMIRLTVWFIFLVALFFNLLVILTTFAFCSSLPSSKLFIGLISVSNLLMGTYTGILTFLDAVSWGKFAEFGIWWEIGSGCKIAGFLAVFSSESAIFLLMLAAVERSLSAKDIMKNGKSNHLKQFRIAALFAFLGAAVAGCFPLFHRGEYSASPLCLPFPTGETPSLGFTVTLVLVNSLAFLLMAIIYTKLYCNLEKEDLSENSNSSMIKHVAWLIFTNCIFFCPVAFFSFAPLVTAISISPEIMKSVTLIFFPLPACLNPVLYIFFNPKFKEDWKLLKRHITKKSGSVSVSVSSQAGCMEQDFYYDCGMYSHLQGNLTVCDCCESFLLTKPVSCKHLIKSHSCPALAVGSCQRPDSYWSDCGTQSAHSDYADEEDSFVSDSSDQVQACGRACFYQSRGFPLVRYAYNLPRVKD
- the LGR4 gene encoding leucine-rich repeat-containing G-protein coupled receptor 4 isoform X1 — protein: MPGPLGLLCFLALGLRGSAEPSGAAPPLCAAPCSCDGDRRVDCSGKGLTAVPEGLSAFTQALDISMNNITQLPEDAFKNFPFLEELRLAGNDLSFIHPKALSGLKELKVLTLQNNQLKTVPSEAIRGLSALQSLRLDANHITSVPEDSFEGLTQLRHLWLDDNSLTEVPVRPLSNLLTLQALTLALNKISSIPDFAFTNLSSLVVLHLHNNKIKNLGQHCFDGLDNLETLDLNYNNLGEFPQAIKALPSLKELLFHSNSISVIPDGAFGGNPLLKTIHLYDNPLSFVGNSAFHNLSDLHSLVIRGASMVQRFPNLTGTVHLESLTLTGTKISTISSNLCQEQKMLRTLDLSYNNIKDLPSFNGCHALEEISLQRNQIHQIKEGTFQGLISLRILDLSRNLIHEIHNRAFAKLGSITNLDISFNELTSFPTEGLNGLNQLKLVGNFKLKEALAAKDFVNLRSLSVPYAYQCCAFWGCDSYVHSNTEDNSLQDHNAAKDKGPADAAGVTGSAENEEHSQIIIHCTPSTGAFKPCEYLLGSWMIRLTVWFIFLVALFFNLLVILTTFAFCSSLPSSKLFIGLISVSNLLMGTYTGILTFLDAVSWGKFAEFGIWWEIGSGCKIAGFLAVFSSESAIFLLMLAAVERSLSAKDIMKNGKSNHLKQFRIAALFAFLGAAVAGCFPLFHRGEYSASPLCLPFPTGETPSLGFTVTLVLVNSLAFLLMAIIYTKLYCNLEKEDLSENSNSSMIKHVAWLIFTNCIFFCPVAFFSFAPLVTAISISPEIMKSVTLIFFPLPACLNPVLYIFFNPKFKEDWKLLKRHITKKSGSVSVSVSSQAGCMEQDFYYDCGMYSHLQGNLTVCDCCESFLLTKPVSCKHLIKSHSCPALAVGSCQRPDSYWSDCGTQSAHSDYADEEDSFVSDSSDQVQACGRACFYQSRGFPLVRYAYNLPRVKD
- the LGR4 gene encoding leucine-rich repeat-containing G-protein coupled receptor 4 isoform X2, translating into MGRDISMNNITQLPEDAFKNFPFLEELRLAGNDLSFIHPKALSGLKELKVLTLQNNQLKTVPSEAIRGLSALQSLRLDANHITSVPEDSFEGLTQLRHLWLDDNSLTEVPVRPLSNLLTLQALTLALNKISSIPDFAFTNLSSLVVLHLHNNKIKNLGQHCFDGLDNLETLDLNYNNLGEFPQAIKALPSLKELLFHSNSISVIPDGAFGGNPLLKTIHLYDNPLSFVGNSAFHNLSDLHSLVIRGASMVQRFPNLTGTVHLESLTLTGTKISTISSNLCQEQKMLRTLDLSYNNIKDLPSFNGCHALEEISLQRNQIHQIKEGTFQGLISLRILDLSRNLIHEIHNRAFAKLGSITNLDISFNELTSFPTEGLNGLNQLKLVGNFKLKEALAAKDFVNLRSLSVPYAYQCCAFWGCDSYVHSNTEDNSLQDHNAAKDKGPADAAGVTGSAENEEHSQIIIHCTPSTGAFKPCEYLLGSWMIRLTVWFIFLVALFFNLLVILTTFAFCSSLPSSKLFIGLISVSNLLMGTYTGILTFLDAVSWGKFAEFGIWWEIGSGCKIAGFLAVFSSESAIFLLMLAAVERSLSAKDIMKNGKSNHLKQFRIAALFAFLGAAVAGCFPLFHRGEYSASPLCLPFPTGETPSLGFTVTLVLVNSLAFLLMAIIYTKLYCNLEKEDLSENSNSSMIKHVAWLIFTNCIFFCPVAFFSFAPLVTAISISPEIMKSVTLIFFPLPACLNPVLYIFFNPKFKEDWKLLKRHITKKSGSVSVSVSSQAGCMEQDFYYDCGMYSHLQGNLTVCDCCESFLLTKPVSCKHLIKSHSCPALAVGSCQRPDSYWSDCGTQSAHSDYADEEDSFVSDSSDQVQACGRACFYQSRGFPLVRYAYNLPRVKD